A stretch of Mycobacterium sp. ITM-2016-00316 DNA encodes these proteins:
- a CDS encoding LLM class flavin-dependent oxidoreductase: MVATAPATLGPAEIGAFAARAERLGFDTVHVSETIHDPFTVAAFALQATTAITVRTSMVLAFPRSPMITAYAAWDLARLSGGRFQLGIASQVRGNIVGRFSTAWSEPVSRMADYIRSLRAIFHSFQTGERLNYVGAHYTFDKLQPYFNPGPLDNPAPAIWTGGVNARMVAMAGELADGFVCHPTNSHPTILRTQTLPALAGGSPRVIANPQPLMAATGEGVRALRDTRRGELAFLYSTPAYRRQLEHFGIAELGAALSAMAQDNQWADMSRLFTDDVLEQLLPHGTYDEIPELLEQWYAGLCDGLTIALPAGDDDALAELVRQCRVIPTR; this comes from the coding sequence ATGGTGGCCACCGCGCCGGCAACCCTGGGTCCGGCCGAGATCGGCGCCTTTGCCGCGCGCGCCGAACGCCTCGGCTTCGACACCGTGCATGTCTCGGAAACCATCCACGACCCCTTCACGGTGGCCGCCTTCGCGCTGCAGGCCACCACCGCGATCACCGTGCGTACCAGCATGGTGCTGGCGTTTCCGCGCAGCCCGATGATCACCGCCTACGCCGCGTGGGATCTGGCGCGCCTGTCCGGTGGCAGGTTCCAGCTGGGCATCGCCTCCCAGGTGCGCGGCAACATCGTCGGCCGCTTCTCTACGGCGTGGTCCGAGCCGGTGTCCCGGATGGCCGACTACATCCGCTCACTGCGGGCGATCTTCCACTCCTTCCAGACCGGCGAGCGGCTCAATTATGTTGGCGCGCATTACACCTTCGACAAGCTGCAGCCCTACTTCAATCCCGGCCCGCTGGATAATCCCGCTCCGGCCATCTGGACCGGCGGCGTCAACGCGCGCATGGTCGCCATGGCCGGCGAACTGGCCGACGGCTTCGTCTGCCATCCGACCAACTCCCACCCGACGATCCTGCGTACCCAGACGCTGCCTGCGCTGGCCGGTGGGTCACCGAGGGTGATCGCCAATCCGCAGCCGTTGATGGCCGCGACAGGGGAGGGAGTGCGTGCGCTGCGGGACACCCGCCGCGGCGAACTGGCGTTCCTGTACAGCACGCCCGCTTACCGCCGTCAGCTTGAACACTTCGGGATCGCCGAACTCGGTGCTGCTCTCAGCGCCATGGCGCAGGACAACCAGTGGGCCGATATGAGCAGGCTGTTCACCGATGATGTGCTCGAACAGCTGCTGCCGCACGGCACCTATGACGAGATTCCGGAGCTGCTCGAGCAGTGGTACGCCGGACTGTGTGACGGGCTGACGATCGCGTTGCCGGCCGGGGACGACGACGCGCTGGCCGAACTGGTGCGGCAGTGCAGGGTCATTCCCACCCGATGA
- a CDS encoding TetR/AcrR family transcriptional regulator, which produces MTTEIGRPRNPLIDDAVLRATVELIGETGYAELTVGAIAVRAGTSKPAIYRRWPSKAALVHEAVFPLDASTELPHTGTLFGDIREMVRRTLAVFSTPAARAALPGLVGEMAADPALHATLLERFGDILVRGLGEYLDAAVTRGEMRAEVTATDLAESIAGITFVALLARGAVPDDAWIERTATLIVRGIST; this is translated from the coding sequence ATGACGACAGAGATCGGACGACCCCGAAATCCACTGATCGACGACGCCGTGCTGCGCGCCACGGTGGAGTTGATCGGTGAGACCGGTTACGCCGAGCTCACCGTCGGTGCCATCGCGGTGCGCGCCGGCACCAGCAAGCCGGCCATCTACCGACGTTGGCCCAGCAAGGCCGCACTCGTCCACGAGGCGGTGTTCCCGCTCGATGCCAGCACCGAATTACCGCACACCGGCACGCTCTTCGGAGATATCCGAGAGATGGTGCGCCGCACACTGGCCGTGTTCAGCACTCCCGCCGCCCGCGCGGCACTACCCGGACTGGTCGGGGAGATGGCCGCCGACCCGGCCCTGCACGCCACCTTGCTGGAACGTTTCGGTGACATCCTCGTGCGCGGCCTCGGTGAGTATCTCGACGCCGCCGTGACCCGCGGTGAGATGCGTGCCGAGGTCACCGCCACCGACCTCGCCGAGTCCATTGCCGGTATCACCTTTGTGGCACTGCTGGCCCGCGGTGCCGTCCCCGACGATGCGTGGATCGAGCGCACCGCCACCCTGATCGTGAGAGGAATCAGTACATGA
- a CDS encoding STAS/SEC14 domain-containing protein produces MIEVLPDMPDGVTGIRASGRISGEDFRAFAPTMEALGAAKEIRIVEVIAPDYEGFGPGGLAEDLKMGFGTMLQHHSAFKRIAVVSDKDWVRHTMHALGWMVPGEVAVFGLDELDGAKEWAAG; encoded by the coding sequence ATGATCGAGGTACTCCCAGATATGCCGGACGGGGTGACCGGCATCCGGGCGTCCGGGCGGATCAGTGGCGAGGATTTCCGTGCGTTCGCACCGACCATGGAGGCACTGGGCGCGGCGAAAGAGATCCGCATCGTCGAGGTGATCGCGCCGGATTACGAAGGGTTCGGGCCGGGAGGTCTGGCCGAGGACCTGAAGATGGGGTTCGGCACAATGCTGCAGCACCATTCGGCGTTCAAGCGGATAGCGGTGGTGTCCGACAAGGACTGGGTCCGCCACACCATGCACGCGCTGGGCTGGATGGTGCCCGGCGAGGTCGCGGTGTTCGGCCTCGATGAGCTGGACGGGGCCAAGGAGTGGGCGGCGGGCTGA
- a CDS encoding NtaA/DmoA family FMN-dependent monooxygenase (This protein belongs to a clade of FMN-dependent monooxygenases, within a broader family of flavin-dependent oxidoreductases, the luciferase-like monooxygenase (LMM) family, some of whose members use coenzyme F420 rather than FMN.), with translation MAKPLKQIHLAAHFPGVNNTTVWSDPGSGSHIDFASFTHFAQTAERGKFDFLFLAEGLRLREQGGQIYDLDVVGRPDTFTVLAALAAVTERLGLTGTINSTFNEPYEVARQFASLDHLSGGRAAWNVVTSWDAFTGENFRRGGFLAEDQRYARAESFLAAAHTLFDSWRGDEIIADKQTGTFLSDPDAGRFSYRDEHFDISGRFNVPRSPQGRPVIFQAGDSDHGREFAARAADAIFSRHATRSEGQAFYADVKGRLAGYGRRHDQLLILPAATFVLGETDAEAADIAQEVRLAQVSGATAVKFLEQLWNRDLSDHDPDGPLPSVDPVVGENTIARGRASVRMHRDPVAVADEWRAKAEAENLSSRELIIEVTGRQNFIGSPATVAEEINTLVQADASDGFILVPHVTPAGLDPFVDAVVPLLQERGVFRAEYEGTTLREHLGLTPEVSPPR, from the coding sequence ATGGCCAAGCCGCTCAAACAGATTCATCTCGCCGCGCACTTCCCCGGTGTCAACAACACCACGGTCTGGAGTGACCCGGGTTCGGGCAGCCATATCGACTTTGCTTCGTTCACCCATTTCGCGCAGACCGCCGAGCGCGGCAAGTTCGACTTCCTGTTCCTGGCCGAGGGCCTGCGCCTGCGCGAGCAGGGCGGGCAGATCTATGACCTCGATGTGGTGGGGCGCCCGGACACGTTCACCGTGCTCGCTGCGCTGGCCGCCGTCACCGAACGGCTCGGGCTGACCGGCACCATCAACTCGACGTTCAACGAACCCTATGAGGTGGCAAGGCAGTTCGCGTCGCTGGATCACCTGTCCGGCGGGCGGGCCGCCTGGAACGTCGTCACCTCGTGGGATGCGTTCACCGGGGAGAACTTCCGGCGCGGCGGGTTCCTGGCCGAGGACCAGCGTTACGCCCGCGCCGAGAGTTTCCTGGCCGCCGCACACACCCTGTTCGATTCGTGGCGCGGTGACGAGATCATCGCCGACAAGCAGACCGGCACCTTCCTGTCCGACCCCGACGCCGGCAGATTCTCCTACCGGGACGAACATTTCGACATCTCCGGCCGGTTCAATGTGCCGCGCAGCCCGCAGGGCAGGCCGGTCATCTTCCAGGCCGGCGACTCCGATCACGGCCGCGAGTTCGCGGCCCGCGCGGCCGATGCCATCTTCTCTCGGCACGCGACGCGCTCCGAGGGGCAGGCGTTCTATGCCGATGTGAAGGGACGGCTGGCCGGCTACGGCCGGCGTCACGATCAGCTGCTGATTTTGCCCGCGGCGACGTTCGTGCTCGGCGAGACCGATGCCGAGGCCGCCGATATCGCGCAGGAGGTCAGATTGGCTCAAGTTTCCGGGGCCACCGCGGTCAAGTTCCTGGAGCAGCTGTGGAACCGGGATCTGTCCGACCATGACCCCGACGGGCCGTTGCCCTCGGTCGACCCGGTCGTCGGGGAGAACACCATCGCCCGCGGCCGCGCCAGTGTGCGGATGCACCGTGATCCGGTCGCCGTCGCCGACGAGTGGCGTGCGAAGGCCGAGGCCGAAAACCTCAGTAGCCGTGAGCTGATCATCGAGGTGACCGGGCGGCAGAACTTCATCGGCTCACCGGCGACGGTGGCCGAGGAGATCAACACGCTGGTGCAAGCAGATGCCAGTGACGGTTTCATCCTGGTACCGCATGTCACCCCGGCCGGGCTCGATCCGTTCGTCGATGCGGTGGTGCCGCTGCTGCAGGAACGCGGGGTGTTCCGGGCCGAGTACGAGGGCACCACCCTGCGCGAGCACCTCGGTCTGACGCCCGAGGTCAGTCCACCTCGGTAG
- a CDS encoding Abi-alpha family protein, with product MDLEGLIGGGLSLLGGVAKRAPLAGDVLPLLADAERAVVRVMRRHLTDLDPPAAVTSGEDEPTLTPNQLLRTLLDRSMYTSPDKSRDVLYLALLQALVPDEARILAALSDGSAYPVIHVAEPGTGGSAAYALKNASTVGRSAGVSLPRHTPLYLTRLLRLGLVRLGPEASSMYDEYEMLLTDSAVNVAMATARRGVRSARVVRRTVRISDLGQELWEAAK from the coding sequence GTGGACCTGGAGGGTCTGATCGGCGGGGGGCTGTCACTCCTCGGCGGCGTTGCCAAGCGGGCTCCGCTCGCCGGTGACGTACTGCCGCTGCTCGCCGACGCCGAGCGCGCGGTGGTACGGGTGATGCGCAGGCACCTCACCGACCTCGATCCGCCCGCCGCGGTGACTTCCGGCGAGGACGAACCGACCCTCACCCCGAATCAGCTGCTGCGCACCTTGCTGGACCGGTCGATGTACACCAGCCCCGACAAGAGCCGCGACGTCCTCTACCTGGCTCTGCTGCAGGCGCTGGTGCCCGATGAGGCACGGATTCTGGCCGCCCTCTCCGACGGCTCCGCCTATCCCGTCATCCACGTGGCCGAACCGGGAACCGGAGGCAGTGCCGCCTACGCGCTCAAGAACGCCTCGACGGTGGGCCGTTCGGCCGGGGTGTCGCTGCCGCGTCACACCCCGCTGTATCTGACCCGGCTGCTGCGACTCGGCCTGGTGCGACTGGGCCCGGAGGCCTCGTCCATGTACGACGAGTACGAAATGTTGCTGACCGACTCTGCGGTGAACGTCGCCATGGCCACCGCGCGACGCGGTGTCCGATCCGCTCGGGTGGTCCGGCGCACCGTGCGCATCAGCGATCTCGGTCAAGAGTTGTGGGAGGCAGCGAAGTGA
- a CDS encoding LLM class flavin-dependent oxidoreductase: MADRPNRLHLGVALDGTGWHPASWRRPDARPADLLTAPYWTDLVFEAERGVLDFVTIEDGLVLQSDHPWRPDQRTDRVRGRLDAVQIAARVAPKTRHIGLIPTAITTHTEPFHLSKAVATLDYVSGGRAGVRVQVSANPESAGHFGREVADDALAEAADHVEVMRRLWDSWEDDAEIRDAATGRFIDRDKLHYIDFQGRWFSVRGPSITPRPPQGQPLVAALGHGDPAYRLIAAGADIGFITPHGAAEVGTIIETITALRADNTTPLRILPDLVVFLADTPAAAAAHRAQLDEALGREYISDAEVFVGTPAQLADLLQQWQAAGADGFRLRPASIPHDLQQITGALVPELQRRGAFRGGYEHSTLRGLFGLSRPANRYAHP, from the coding sequence GTGGCTGATCGCCCGAACCGCCTGCACCTCGGCGTCGCCCTGGACGGCACCGGCTGGCATCCGGCGTCGTGGCGGCGGCCCGATGCCCGGCCCGCGGACCTGCTGACCGCGCCCTACTGGACCGACCTGGTCTTCGAGGCCGAGCGGGGTGTGTTGGACTTCGTCACCATCGAGGACGGGCTGGTGCTGCAGTCCGACCATCCGTGGCGACCCGATCAGCGCACCGACCGCGTCCGGGGTCGGCTCGATGCCGTGCAGATCGCGGCGCGGGTGGCGCCCAAGACCCGCCACATCGGGCTGATCCCCACCGCCATCACCACCCATACCGAGCCGTTCCACCTGTCCAAGGCGGTGGCCACGCTCGACTATGTCAGCGGCGGGCGGGCGGGCGTGCGGGTGCAGGTGTCGGCCAACCCCGAGTCCGCGGGACATTTCGGGCGCGAGGTGGCCGATGACGCGCTGGCCGAGGCCGCCGACCACGTCGAGGTGATGCGCCGGCTGTGGGACTCCTGGGAGGACGACGCCGAGATCCGCGATGCCGCCACCGGCCGGTTCATCGATCGGGACAAGCTGCACTACATCGACTTCCAAGGGCGCTGGTTCTCGGTCAGGGGCCCCTCGATCACTCCGCGGCCGCCGCAGGGCCAGCCGCTGGTGGCCGCGCTCGGTCACGGCGATCCCGCCTACCGGTTGATCGCCGCCGGCGCCGATATCGGGTTCATCACCCCACACGGTGCCGCCGAGGTCGGCACCATCATCGAGACCATCACCGCGCTGCGCGCCGACAACACCACCCCGCTGCGCATCCTGCCGGACCTGGTGGTGTTCCTCGCCGACACCCCGGCCGCGGCTGCGGCGCACCGCGCGCAGCTCGATGAGGCGCTGGGCCGCGAATACATCAGTGATGCGGAGGTTTTCGTCGGAACTCCGGCGCAGCTGGCCGACCTGCTGCAGCAGTGGCAGGCCGCCGGCGCGGACGGTTTCCGGCTGCGGCCGGCCAGCATCCCGCACGATCTTCAACAGATCACCGGCGCACTGGTACCCGAGCTGCAGCGCCGCGGCGCCTTCCGCGGTGGCTATGAGCACTCCACCCTGCGTGGCCTGTTCGGACTGTCCCGCCCCGCCAACCGGTACGCACACCCTTAG
- a CDS encoding DUF1214 domain-containing protein produces MTHESTTAWRELLDTLRDLDRSFLEGDKAVTDDRHIGDGYRMLATTLGVALDTYLFADPSRPQWLEVNSPWRPDRRWGGDNTDAIYFMCPVDPQRRYRITGNRGDSVYFSVTAYNEPAPGAWSDRIIAVFRDDDLDFDADGNFSFEFGPAPDAAVLMTRDYQADPHTGTVVTWHIEALDAPEPFRHGDTETAAALRASAAWMRTMFAILPLAVGAKVADNHELGHETAMAANDFAAPYQVPDANFGWSARDACYAYGSFDLAEDEALVITHRPPACRFWNLVVWNQFMATPGVRDARSSLNGHTAVPNADGSVTVVLSRGLTEHPNSLTTLDYPRGNLAFRWFLADEVPDKPVVQLVKASQAPTEVD; encoded by the coding sequence ATGACACACGAATCGACAACGGCCTGGCGGGAATTGCTCGACACCCTGCGTGACCTGGACCGCTCGTTCCTGGAGGGGGACAAGGCGGTGACCGACGACCGCCACATCGGCGACGGCTACCGAATGCTGGCCACCACGCTGGGCGTCGCGCTGGACACCTACCTGTTCGCCGACCCGAGTCGCCCGCAGTGGTTGGAGGTCAACTCGCCCTGGCGCCCGGACCGGCGCTGGGGCGGAGACAACACCGACGCCATCTACTTCATGTGCCCGGTCGACCCGCAACGCCGCTATCGGATCACCGGCAACCGCGGTGACAGCGTGTACTTCTCGGTCACCGCGTACAACGAACCGGCACCCGGGGCCTGGTCGGACCGGATCATCGCGGTGTTCCGCGATGACGACCTCGATTTCGACGCCGACGGGAACTTCTCTTTCGAGTTCGGGCCTGCGCCCGACGCCGCCGTGCTGATGACCCGCGACTACCAGGCCGACCCGCATACCGGCACCGTGGTCACCTGGCACATCGAGGCACTCGACGCACCGGAACCGTTCCGGCACGGCGACACCGAGACGGCCGCGGCACTGCGCGCGAGCGCGGCCTGGATGCGCACCATGTTCGCGATCCTGCCGCTGGCCGTCGGCGCCAAGGTCGCCGACAACCACGAACTCGGCCACGAAACCGCGATGGCGGCCAATGATTTCGCGGCGCCCTACCAGGTGCCGGACGCGAACTTCGGATGGTCGGCGCGCGATGCCTGCTACGCCTACGGCAGCTTCGACCTCGCCGAGGACGAGGCGCTGGTGATCACCCACCGCCCACCCGCCTGCCGGTTCTGGAACCTGGTGGTCTGGAACCAGTTCATGGCGACCCCGGGTGTGCGGGATGCGCGCAGTTCGCTCAACGGCCACACCGCGGTGCCCAACGCCGACGGCTCGGTGACCGTGGTGCTGTCCCGCGGACTGACCGAACACCCCAATTCGCTGACGACACTGGACTATCCGCGGGGCAACCTGGCGTTCCGCTGGTTCCTCGCCGACGAAGTGCCGGACAAGCCCGTCGTGCAGTTGGTGAAGGCCTCGCAGGCGCCTACCGAGGTGGACTGA
- the fdxA gene encoding ferredoxin: MTYVIGSACVDVMDKSCVAECPADCIYEGARSLYINPNECVDCGACRIACRLDAIEYETDLPEEEQAHLADNAEFFLTVLPGRDAPLGSPGGAHALGPVGVDTPLVAAMPARDVPAH, from the coding sequence ATGACCTACGTGATCGGCTCGGCATGCGTTGACGTGATGGACAAGTCGTGTGTGGCGGAATGCCCCGCGGACTGCATCTATGAGGGTGCCCGTTCGCTGTACATCAATCCGAACGAGTGCGTGGACTGCGGCGCCTGCAGAATTGCGTGCCGACTCGATGCGATCGAGTACGAGACCGATCTGCCCGAGGAAGAGCAGGCACACCTGGCCGACAATGCGGAGTTCTTCCTGACAGTGCTGCCGGGACGCGACGCACCGCTGGGTTCACCGGGCGGCGCGCACGCACTCGGGCCGGTCGGCGTGGACACCCCGTTGGTGGCGGCGATGCCGGCGCGGGACGTCCCGGCGCACTAG
- a CDS encoding flavin reductase family protein has translation MAGDGAHFYRPAEGTGLPHDPFNAIVGPRPIGWISTRDADGVRNLAPYSFFNGFNYRPPIIGFASVGWKDSVANIEATGEFVWNLATRELAAAMNETSAPLPSGEDEFDRSGLTAVDSTTVGAPRVLESPVNFECQLTQLIQLTDVEGTPVDTWMVLGQVIAVHIDRQWLVDGVYDTAGPRPILRAGGPANYSEVGPESVFTMDRPTS, from the coding sequence ATGGCAGGCGACGGCGCCCATTTCTATCGGCCCGCGGAGGGCACCGGGCTTCCGCACGATCCGTTCAACGCCATCGTCGGGCCCCGGCCGATCGGCTGGATCTCCACCCGCGACGCCGACGGTGTGCGCAACCTGGCGCCCTACAGCTTCTTCAACGGTTTCAACTACCGTCCGCCGATCATCGGGTTCGCCTCGGTCGGCTGGAAGGACAGTGTGGCCAACATCGAGGCCACCGGAGAGTTCGTCTGGAACCTCGCGACCCGTGAACTCGCTGCGGCCATGAACGAGACCTCCGCCCCGCTGCCATCGGGTGAGGACGAATTCGACCGTAGCGGGCTGACCGCCGTCGACTCCACCACCGTCGGTGCCCCGCGCGTGCTGGAGAGTCCGGTCAACTTCGAATGCCAACTCACCCAACTCATTCAGCTCACCGATGTCGAGGGCACTCCCGTCGACACCTGGATGGTGCTGGGCCAGGTGATCGCCGTGCACATCGATCGGCAGTGGTTGGTCGACGGGGTGTATGACACCGCAGGCCCACGCCCGATCCTGCGCGCCGGCGGGCCCGCCAACTACTCGGAGGTCGGACCCGAGAGCGTGTTCACGATGGACCGGCCGACGAGCTGA
- a CDS encoding DUF445 domain-containing protein yields the protein MSDFWENAFSYPLWVYITIPFGAAFVGWITKILALKMMFYPVEFKGIKPYFGWQGQIPRRAPKMAAVAVDSLTSGILKPEELFDKIDPDELVKELGEPLREAAQELVDTMMMSFQPQVWRATPDQVKNLIVSNVEGRIPSAARGMFEEFRGQVDQIFDIKHMVVTNLVRDKATLNAVFEDIGRPAFTFLIRSGLVFGFIIGLVQMLVFGATGWHLALPLFGLLTGGLTDWVALQMIFRPLERKNVFLGIKWQGVFQARRKEVIRGYAALMAREIFTPKAIMESLLTGPMSDKFFDIVQAEIGRTIDDQMGFAGRVVNVLGGRQYQEMKVQIANSIIEKLPETSSYIEQYAASRLDLENVMVEKMDDLDSQSYENLLRPAFKDDEWIIVVLGAALGFLCGELQLQLILLLAH from the coding sequence GTGAGCGACTTCTGGGAGAACGCGTTCTCCTATCCGTTGTGGGTGTACATCACCATCCCGTTCGGCGCGGCCTTCGTCGGCTGGATCACCAAGATCCTCGCGCTGAAGATGATGTTCTATCCCGTCGAGTTCAAGGGGATCAAGCCCTATTTCGGCTGGCAGGGCCAGATCCCCCGGCGTGCCCCGAAAATGGCTGCGGTGGCGGTCGATTCGCTGACCTCCGGGATCTTGAAACCCGAGGAACTCTTCGACAAGATCGACCCGGACGAACTGGTCAAGGAACTCGGCGAACCGCTGCGCGAGGCCGCCCAGGAACTCGTCGACACGATGATGATGTCCTTTCAACCACAGGTCTGGCGCGCCACACCCGATCAGGTGAAGAACCTCATCGTCAGCAACGTCGAGGGTCGCATCCCGTCCGCGGCACGCGGCATGTTCGAGGAGTTCCGCGGCCAGGTCGACCAGATCTTCGACATCAAGCACATGGTCGTGACCAACCTGGTCCGCGACAAGGCCACCCTGAACGCGGTTTTCGAGGACATCGGCCGACCGGCATTCACCTTCCTGATCAGATCCGGGCTGGTCTTCGGATTCATCATCGGTCTGGTCCAGATGCTGGTCTTCGGTGCCACCGGCTGGCACCTAGCGCTGCCGCTGTTCGGCCTGCTGACCGGTGGCCTCACCGACTGGGTGGCGCTTCAGATGATCTTCCGGCCGCTGGAACGCAAGAACGTGTTCCTCGGCATCAAGTGGCAGGGCGTGTTCCAGGCCCGCCGCAAAGAGGTCATCCGCGGGTACGCCGCACTGATGGCCCGAGAGATCTTCACCCCGAAGGCCATCATGGAGAGCCTGCTCACCGGTCCGATGTCGGACAAGTTCTTCGACATCGTCCAGGCCGAGATCGGCCGCACCATCGACGATCAGATGGGATTCGCGGGCCGGGTGGTCAACGTGCTCGGTGGACGCCAGTACCAGGAGATGAAGGTACAGATCGCCAACTCGATCATCGAGAAGCTCCCGGAGACGTCGTCGTATATCGAGCAGTACGCGGCCAGCCGCCTCGACCTGGAGAACGTGATGGTCGAGAAGATGGACGATCTGGACTCACAGTCCTACGAGAACCTGTTGCGGCCGGCCTTCAAGGACGACGAATGGATCATCGTCGTGTTGGGTGCGGCCCTCGGATTCCTGTGCGGTGAGCTGCAATTGCAGCTCATCCTACTGTTGGCGCACTGA
- a CDS encoding sulfotransferase, whose product MMAAIAPDFPLDSAVLHARARADTGLTDFGPDDYRERLDRYVAELREIDMHGPGVVNFHAQLVQWLKNRLLLTDLLKRHPEIRDIEVLAPVVIAGLPRTGTTHLHNLLAAPPTFRSLPYWEGVEPFPLPAEAGLTPDPRVSRMDMAVQVMDTLMPHFALMHEMTTEHVHEEIQLLANDFSTMLMETLADVPRWSDYYWSQDQTSSYEYLRTQLQALQFLRGGRRWVLKSPQHLGQLAVLDAVFPGVIVAFTHRDPVPVALSMITMITYSERMHRDRVDVPRIAAGWVIRLEKLLGECVRQRDIIPAERSVDIRFDDFMADELGTAERLFALAGEPFDEPVRTAVTEYLDGHRRGRLGRVATSAQMFGLDEDDLRARFAEYSQRFLA is encoded by the coding sequence ATGATGGCCGCCATCGCACCGGACTTCCCGTTGGACTCCGCGGTCCTGCATGCCCGTGCGCGAGCCGACACCGGCCTCACCGACTTCGGGCCCGATGACTACCGCGAACGCCTGGACCGGTACGTGGCCGAGCTGCGCGAGATCGACATGCATGGCCCCGGGGTGGTGAACTTCCACGCACAACTGGTGCAGTGGCTCAAGAATCGGCTGCTGCTGACCGACCTGCTGAAGCGTCACCCCGAGATCCGCGATATCGAGGTGCTGGCACCGGTGGTCATCGCCGGACTGCCCCGCACCGGGACCACCCACCTGCACAACCTGCTGGCGGCTCCCCCGACGTTCCGCAGCCTGCCGTACTGGGAGGGCGTCGAGCCGTTTCCTCTGCCGGCCGAGGCGGGCCTGACGCCCGACCCTCGCGTGAGCAGGATGGACATGGCGGTACAGGTGATGGACACCCTGATGCCGCATTTCGCGCTGATGCACGAGATGACCACCGAGCATGTGCACGAAGAGATTCAGCTGCTGGCCAACGACTTCTCCACGATGCTGATGGAGACACTCGCCGACGTGCCGCGGTGGAGCGACTACTACTGGTCGCAGGATCAGACGAGCTCGTATGAGTATCTGCGCACCCAACTGCAGGCGTTGCAGTTCCTGCGCGGCGGGCGGCGCTGGGTGCTGAAATCGCCGCAGCACCTCGGCCAGCTCGCGGTGCTCGACGCCGTCTTCCCCGGTGTGATCGTCGCTTTCACCCACCGCGATCCGGTGCCGGTGGCCTTGTCCATGATCACGATGATCACCTACAGCGAGCGGATGCACCGCGACCGGGTGGATGTCCCGCGGATCGCCGCGGGCTGGGTGATCCGGCTGGAGAAACTGCTGGGCGAGTGTGTGCGCCAGCGCGACATCATCCCGGCCGAGCGCTCCGTCGATATCCGGTTCGACGATTTCATGGCCGACGAACTCGGCACCGCCGAACGGCTGTTCGCGTTGGCCGGCGAACCGTTCGACGAGCCGGTGCGCACCGCGGTCACCGAATACCTCGACGGTCACCGCCGCGGCAGGCTGGGCCGGGTCGCGACATCGGCGCAGATGTTCGGCCTGGACGAGGACGACCTGCGGGCGCGATTCGCCGAATATTCGCAGCGGTTTTTGGCCTGA